In Nocardioides faecalis, the following proteins share a genomic window:
- a CDS encoding GNAT family N-acetyltransferase encodes MPAPTDDLGLRPAVPRDVPGIVRVHLRARAAAPMPAPVPGDAEVARWLGSRIGQDETWVAEVAGEVVGYARFTRTWLDDLYVDPDHAGAGIGSALLDVVKARHPGGFGLWVFASNTPARAFYAVHGLLEREHTDGSANAEQEPDVRMEWPG; translated from the coding sequence GTGCCCGCGCCGACCGACGACCTCGGCCTGCGCCCGGCAGTGCCCAGGGACGTGCCCGGGATCGTCCGGGTGCACCTGCGAGCCCGCGCGGCCGCGCCGATGCCTGCACCCGTGCCGGGCGACGCCGAGGTGGCGCGATGGTTGGGCTCGCGGATCGGCCAGGACGAGACGTGGGTGGCCGAGGTGGCCGGCGAGGTCGTCGGCTACGCACGGTTCACCCGCACCTGGCTGGACGACCTGTACGTCGACCCGGACCACGCCGGCGCCGGGATCGGCTCGGCGCTGCTGGACGTCGTCAAGGCCCGCCACCCGGGCGGCTTCGGGCTGTGGGTCTTCGCCTCGAACACCCCTGCGCGGGCCTTCTACGCCGTCCACGGGCTGCTCGAGCGCGAGCACACGGACGGCTCCGCGAACGCCGAGCAGGAGCCCGACGTACGCATGGAGTGGCCGGGCTGA
- a CDS encoding RluA family pseudouridine synthase has translation MTSIDHRTLSVPDSLEGERIDVVMAQLFGLSRTRAAELVAAEHVRLDGDLVQGKSERVFSGAVLDVSIPAENDALAIVPEIVEGIKIIHDDDSIVVIDKPVGVAVHPSPGWRGPTVVGHLAGAGFRISTSGAKEREGIVQRLDVGTSGVMVIAKSERAYSVLKNAFRHRTVDKTYHALVQGHPDPLSGTVDAPIGRHPGADYRFAVMEGGRASVTHYETLEAHRFASLLEVHLETGRTHQIRVHMSALRHPCCGDLTYGADPTLAKRLGLTRQWLHAVKLGFEHPDGGEYVTYSSTYPDDLAHALEVIRDSD, from the coding sequence GTGACCAGCATCGACCACCGCACCCTGTCGGTGCCCGACAGCCTCGAGGGCGAGCGGATCGACGTGGTGATGGCCCAGCTGTTCGGCCTCTCGCGCACCCGCGCGGCCGAGCTGGTCGCCGCCGAGCACGTGCGCCTCGACGGCGACCTGGTGCAGGGCAAGAGCGAGCGGGTGTTCTCCGGCGCCGTGCTCGACGTGTCCATCCCGGCCGAGAACGACGCGCTCGCGATCGTCCCCGAGATCGTCGAGGGCATCAAGATCATCCACGACGACGACTCCATCGTCGTGATCGACAAGCCGGTGGGCGTCGCGGTCCATCCCTCGCCCGGCTGGCGGGGACCCACCGTGGTCGGGCACCTGGCCGGAGCGGGCTTCCGGATCTCCACCTCGGGGGCCAAGGAGCGCGAGGGCATCGTGCAGCGCCTCGACGTGGGCACCTCGGGCGTGATGGTGATCGCCAAGTCCGAGCGCGCCTACTCGGTGCTCAAGAACGCCTTCCGGCACCGCACGGTGGACAAGACCTACCACGCCCTCGTGCAGGGCCACCCGGACCCGCTCAGCGGCACCGTCGACGCCCCGATCGGTCGGCACCCCGGCGCCGACTACCGGTTCGCTGTGATGGAGGGCGGCCGGGCGAGCGTCACCCACTACGAGACGCTCGAGGCGCACCGCTTCGCCAGCCTCCTCGAGGTGCACCTGGAGACCGGTCGCACCCACCAGATCCGGGTGCACATGTCCGCGCTGCGGCACCCCTGCTGCGGCGACCTGACCTACGGCGCGGACCCGACGCTGGCCAAGCGCCTGGGCCTGACCCGGCAGTGGCTGCACGCGGTCAAGCTCGGCTTCGAGCACCCCGACGGCGGCGAGTACGTGACGTACTCCTCGACGTACCCCGACGACCTCGCGCACGCGCTCGAGGTCATCCGCGACAGCGACTGA
- the lspA gene encoding signal peptidase II, translated as MQEARGTTVGDRSEGSSPGRFIASPRSWLLFAVVALVLLVVDQVTKVLAVRHLTDRDDIELVGELLQLHLTYNPGAAFSLGTGFTEVLSALAVAATVVVLWISRRAASKVWALGLGLLLAGIVGNLLDRIFRDPGPFRGHVVDFLMLPNWPVFNVADMCINVGVAVVLLQVLRGVALDGTRVPADAPDDKADQDGEENP; from the coding sequence ATGCAAGAAGCGCGAGGAACGACGGTAGGCGACCGCAGCGAAGGATCGTCCCCGGGCCGGTTCATCGCCTCACCTCGCAGCTGGCTGCTCTTCGCGGTCGTCGCCCTCGTGCTGCTGGTCGTGGACCAGGTCACCAAGGTCCTGGCCGTGCGCCACCTGACCGACCGTGACGACATCGAGCTGGTGGGCGAGCTCCTGCAGCTCCACCTCACCTACAACCCGGGTGCCGCGTTCAGCCTCGGCACCGGGTTCACGGAGGTGCTGTCCGCTCTCGCGGTCGCCGCGACCGTGGTGGTGCTGTGGATCAGCCGTCGCGCCGCGAGCAAGGTGTGGGCACTCGGGCTCGGGCTGCTGCTGGCCGGCATCGTCGGCAACCTCCTGGACCGCATCTTCCGTGACCCCGGACCGTTCCGCGGTCACGTCGTCGACTTCCTGATGCTGCCGAACTGGCCCGTCTTCAACGTCGCCGACATGTGCATCAACGTCGGCGTCGCGGTGGTGCTGCTCCAGGTGCTGCGCGGCGTCGCCCTGGACGGCACCCGCGTCCCCGCCGACGCGCCCGACGACAAGGCCGACCAGGACGGCGAGGAGAACCCGTGA
- a CDS encoding TraR/DksA family transcriptional regulator translates to MTRSTKKSLATQAASAARKIIRPRKPGAADPAAPEKKAASAKKSAPAKKSAPAKKSAPAKKAAPAAKAAPAKKTAPAKSAAASRTAPKPKTTTPISAVQKKTASARQKEAPVAKSTPAKKASGTPAIVKKSGSGPTARSAPRTRRAAPDDLVVLEGEEAWSEADLAEVLAELHEQYAHSEEVLQAQEADLSGLLRDPGDGAGQDQADVGATSFERDHELTVVNHEREKLAQIERALARIEDGTYGVCEACGNPIGKMRLMAFPRATLCMTCKKREERR, encoded by the coding sequence ATGACCCGAAGCACCAAGAAGTCGTTGGCCACCCAGGCCGCATCTGCGGCCCGGAAGATCATTCGCCCGCGCAAGCCCGGCGCCGCCGACCCCGCCGCCCCGGAGAAGAAGGCGGCATCCGCGAAGAAGTCGGCACCCGCGAAGAAGTCGGCACCCGCGAAGAAGTCGGCACCCGCGAAGAAAGCCGCTCCCGCGGCCAAGGCGGCCCCCGCGAAGAAGACGGCCCCCGCGAAGAGCGCGGCGGCGAGCAGGACGGCACCCAAGCCGAAAACCACCACACCGATCTCGGCGGTGCAGAAGAAGACCGCCTCTGCGAGACAGAAGGAGGCACCGGTGGCGAAGAGCACTCCGGCGAAGAAGGCGTCTGGGACGCCCGCCATCGTGAAGAAGTCCGGATCCGGCCCGACGGCGCGGTCCGCCCCGCGCACACGCCGCGCGGCACCCGACGACCTCGTCGTCCTCGAGGGCGAGGAGGCCTGGTCGGAGGCCGACCTCGCCGAGGTGCTGGCCGAGCTGCACGAGCAGTACGCGCACAGCGAGGAGGTGCTCCAGGCGCAGGAGGCTGACCTCAGCGGGTTGCTGCGCGACCCCGGTGACGGTGCGGGGCAGGACCAGGCCGACGTCGGGGCGACCAGCTTCGAGCGCGACCACGAGCTCACCGTGGTCAACCACGAGCGGGAGAAGCTGGCGCAGATCGAACGGGCGCTGGCCCGGATCGAGGACGGCACGTACGGCGTGTGTGAGGCGTGCGGCAACCCCATCGGCAAGATGCGGTTGATGGCCTTTCCCCGTGCCACACTGTGCATGACATGCAAGAAGCGCGAGGAACGACGGTAG
- a CDS encoding DivIVA domain-containing protein: MPLTPEDVSNKRFTPVRLREGYDMGEVDQFLDEVEAELARLVQENDDLRAKLAAAQSGSAAAYDAPTQLAPVPEIAPAPAPAPEPEPVVETPAPAPVAAPAAPEPAAATGVQTIRVETVPEASNAAARLLEIATRNADELVEDAKNEADKIVGEARTKAERLESEAKMKADRLESDARTRAEMLDGETAERRTQLFGDLEKERDKLSAEVETLRSFEREYRSRLKSYFTQQLESLKAPGDTLAPVEEAPAPKRLRSILGEDDA, translated from the coding sequence ATGCCGCTGACGCCTGAGGACGTGAGCAACAAGCGCTTTACGCCGGTCCGGCTGCGCGAGGGCTACGACATGGGCGAGGTCGACCAGTTCCTCGACGAGGTGGAGGCCGAGCTGGCTCGCCTCGTCCAGGAGAACGACGACCTCCGTGCGAAGCTCGCTGCTGCGCAGTCCGGCTCCGCGGCGGCTTACGACGCGCCGACGCAGCTTGCTCCGGTTCCCGAGATCGCTCCGGCCCCGGCTCCCGCGCCGGAGCCCGAGCCCGTCGTCGAGACGCCCGCGCCGGCTCCCGTCGCCGCTCCGGCTGCGCCCGAGCCGGCCGCCGCAACCGGTGTCCAGACGATTCGGGTCGAGACCGTCCCGGAGGCCTCCAACGCCGCCGCGCGGCTGCTCGAGATCGCCACGCGCAACGCGGACGAGCTCGTGGAGGACGCCAAGAACGAGGCCGACAAGATCGTCGGCGAGGCGCGCACCAAGGCCGAGCGGCTCGAGTCCGAGGCCAAGATGAAGGCCGACCGGCTGGAGTCCGACGCCCGCACCCGTGCCGAGATGCTCGACGGCGAGACCGCCGAGCGTCGTACGCAGCTGTTCGGGGACCTGGAGAAGGAGCGCGACAAGCTCTCGGCCGAGGTCGAGACGCTGCGTTCGTTCGAGCGTGAGTACCGCTCGCGGCTCAAGAGCTACTTCACCCAGCAGCTCGAGTCGCTCAAGGCTCCCGGCGACACCCTCGCCCCCGTCGAGGAGGCGCCGGCACCCAAGCGGCTGCGCTCCATCCTCGGTGAGGACGACGCCTGA
- a CDS encoding YggT family protein, with amino-acid sequence MSIAGWIIEGVLFVFIGFLWVRFMTDWVQVFARSWEPRGVVLVFLEAAYSATDPPINALRKVIKPIRIGNFALDLSFILVMILAYVLLTVNRSALLA; translated from the coding sequence GTGAGCATCGCCGGCTGGATCATCGAGGGCGTCCTCTTCGTCTTCATCGGCTTCCTGTGGGTCCGGTTCATGACGGACTGGGTCCAGGTGTTCGCACGCAGCTGGGAGCCGCGTGGTGTGGTGCTGGTCTTCCTGGAGGCGGCCTACAGCGCCACCGATCCGCCGATCAACGCGCTCCGCAAGGTGATCAAGCCGATCCGTATCGGCAATTTCGCCCTTGACCTGAGCTTCATCCTCGTGATGATCCTGGCTTATGTGCTGCTCACGGTTAATCGCTCAGCACTGCTCGCCTGA
- a CDS encoding cell division protein SepF codes for MSGAMRRIGEYLGLLEDAGYDEYDEETAERQAGPRDAREQRPARPVRAVPSPNVADLEERRRPVAAAPQPVVAELSRITTLHPTTYNEARSVGEEYREGVPVIMNLTEMNDSDAKRLVDFAAGLIFATRGSIERITNKVFLLSPPNVSVAAEDKQRIADGGFFNQS; via the coding sequence ATGAGCGGTGCGATGCGCAGGATCGGTGAGTACCTCGGCCTGCTGGAGGACGCCGGCTATGACGAGTACGACGAGGAGACCGCCGAGCGGCAGGCCGGCCCGCGCGACGCGCGCGAGCAGCGACCCGCCCGGCCCGTCCGCGCCGTGCCGTCGCCGAACGTGGCCGACCTGGAGGAGCGCCGTCGCCCCGTCGCGGCGGCTCCGCAGCCCGTCGTCGCAGAGCTCTCCCGGATCACGACCCTGCACCCCACGACGTACAACGAGGCGCGCTCGGTCGGCGAGGAGTACCGCGAGGGCGTGCCGGTGATCATGAACCTCACGGAGATGAACGACTCCGACGCCAAGCGGCTCGTCGACTTCGCGGCCGGCCTCATCTTCGCCACTCGCGGCAGCATCGAGCGGATCACCAACAAGGTCTTCCTGCTCTCCCCGCCGAACGTGAGCGTCGCGGCGGAGGACAAGCAGCGCATCGCCGACGGTGGATTCTTCAACCAGAGCTGA
- a CDS encoding YggS family pyridoxal phosphate-dependent enzyme, which produces MSRPEELADALAKVRERIAAACRAAGRGEDEVGLVVVTKFFPASDVRLLAGLGVTDVGENRHQEARAKAEECADLGLRWHYIGGLQTNKAAAVARYADVVESVDRPELVTRLARGATETERQVDVLLQVSLDPPAAEHRFGAAPEALGALAESVVAAGEALRLRGLMAVAPLGEDPATAFARLAEVRAAFLSDHPDATLLSAGMSGDLEQAISAGATHVRVGSAVLGPRPQVQ; this is translated from the coding sequence GTGAGCCGCCCCGAGGAGCTCGCCGACGCGCTGGCGAAGGTGCGCGAGCGCATCGCGGCCGCCTGCCGGGCGGCGGGTCGCGGTGAGGACGAGGTCGGCCTCGTCGTGGTCACCAAGTTCTTCCCGGCCTCCGACGTGCGGCTGCTCGCCGGACTCGGCGTCACCGACGTGGGGGAGAACCGGCACCAGGAGGCACGCGCCAAGGCCGAGGAGTGCGCCGACCTCGGCCTGCGCTGGCACTACATCGGCGGCCTGCAGACCAACAAGGCCGCCGCGGTGGCCCGCTACGCCGACGTCGTCGAGTCCGTCGATCGTCCCGAGCTCGTCACCCGCCTCGCGCGAGGTGCCACCGAGACCGAGCGGCAGGTCGACGTGCTGCTCCAGGTGAGCCTCGACCCGCCCGCCGCTGAGCATCGCTTCGGTGCCGCCCCTGAGGCTCTCGGCGCCCTCGCCGAGAGCGTCGTGGCGGCCGGCGAGGCCCTGCGGCTACGCGGCCTGATGGCCGTCGCACCGCTGGGCGAGGACCCGGCCACGGCGTTCGCCCGGCTCGCCGAGGTGCGCGCGGCGTTCCTCAGCGACCACCCCGACGCGACCCTGCTCTCCGCCGGCATGAGCGGCGACCTGGAGCAGGCGATCTCGGCCGGTGCGACACACGTGCGCGTCGGCTCCGCGGTCCTCGGCCCGAGGCCACAAGTCCAGTAA
- the pgeF gene encoding peptidoglycan editing factor PgeF yields MYSLRISTGPVDLAFTDRFGGVSPAPHDELDLALEGEGDAAARAQNLRLLLDDFAPGDTLADLHQVHGADVVTLSAETPAPEPGHPPQADGIVTTLPGHTLMVRAADCVPVLLADPEARVIAAAHAGRLGLVRGVVPATVAAMRALGAESLTAWVGPSICGGCYEVPETMQEEVAAIVPQARARTTWGTPSLDIGAGVRAQLEADGVQVVDAGRCTRESPDLYSFRRDGAAAGRQAGVIRLGGAR; encoded by the coding sequence GTGTACTCCCTGCGGATCTCGACGGGCCCCGTCGACCTGGCCTTCACGGACCGGTTCGGCGGGGTCAGTCCTGCACCCCACGACGAGCTCGACCTCGCGCTCGAGGGCGAGGGCGACGCCGCTGCCCGGGCGCAGAACCTGCGGCTGCTGCTCGACGACTTCGCCCCCGGCGACACCCTCGCCGACCTGCACCAGGTGCACGGGGCGGACGTCGTCACCCTGAGCGCTGAGACGCCCGCGCCTGAGCCGGGCCACCCGCCGCAGGCCGACGGCATCGTCACCACGCTGCCCGGCCACACGCTGATGGTCCGCGCCGCCGACTGCGTGCCCGTGCTGCTGGCCGACCCCGAGGCCCGCGTCATCGCTGCGGCGCACGCGGGCCGGCTCGGCCTGGTCCGGGGCGTCGTACCGGCCACGGTGGCCGCGATGCGCGCCCTGGGTGCCGAGAGCCTCACCGCATGGGTGGGGCCCTCCATCTGCGGCGGCTGCTACGAGGTGCCGGAGACGATGCAGGAGGAGGTGGCCGCGATCGTGCCGCAGGCCCGCGCCAGGACCACCTGGGGCACGCCGAGCCTCGACATCGGCGCCGGTGTGCGCGCCCAGCTCGAGGCCGACGGCGTGCAGGTCGTCGACGCCGGCCGCTGCACCCGCGAGTCGCCCGACCTGTACTCCTTCCGGCGCGACGGTGCCGCCGCCGGCCGCCAGGCCGGCGTCATCCGCCTCGGCGGTGCCCGGTGA
- the ftsZ gene encoding cell division protein FtsZ — protein MAAAQNYLAIIKVVGIGGGGVNAVNRMIDVGLKGVEFIAINTDAQALLMSDADVKLDIGRELTRGLGAGANPDVGGRAAEDHAEEIEEVLKGADMVFVTAGEGGGTGTGGAPVVARIARSLGALTIGVVTRPFTFEGARRKKSADEGIDRLREEVDTLIVIPNDRLLQISDRNVSMLDAFKQADQVLLQGVSGITDLITTPGLINVDFADVKAVMSNAGSALMGIGSARGEDRALAAAEMAISSPLLEASIDGAHGVLLSIAGGSDLGIFEINEAAAMVADAVHAEANIIFGTIIDDALGDEVRVTVIAAGFDGGLPKQRQETSLRRERAQAAQSTPSPAAEARSAAAPRREESSRSAQPVSSTPERPAERPAERPAERTKPADPQPVGMRPTPAPMQFDDGDDLDVPDFLK, from the coding sequence GTGGCAGCTGCACAGAACTACCTGGCCATCATCAAGGTCGTCGGCATCGGCGGTGGCGGCGTCAACGCCGTGAACCGCATGATCGATGTCGGCCTCAAGGGCGTCGAGTTCATCGCCATCAACACCGATGCCCAGGCGCTGCTGATGAGCGACGCCGACGTCAAGCTCGACATCGGTCGTGAGCTGACCCGCGGCCTGGGTGCCGGCGCGAACCCCGACGTGGGCGGCCGCGCCGCCGAGGACCACGCCGAGGAGATCGAGGAGGTGCTCAAGGGCGCCGACATGGTCTTCGTGACCGCAGGCGAGGGCGGCGGCACCGGCACCGGCGGTGCTCCCGTCGTGGCCCGGATCGCCCGCTCGCTGGGCGCGCTGACCATCGGTGTGGTGACCCGCCCGTTCACCTTCGAGGGGGCGCGGCGCAAGAAGTCTGCGGACGAGGGCATCGATCGGCTCCGCGAGGAGGTCGACACCCTCATCGTGATCCCCAACGACCGGCTGCTGCAGATCTCCGACCGCAACGTGTCGATGCTGGACGCGTTCAAGCAGGCCGACCAGGTCCTGCTGCAGGGTGTCTCCGGGATCACCGACCTGATCACCACCCCCGGCCTGATCAACGTCGACTTCGCCGACGTCAAGGCCGTCATGAGCAACGCCGGCTCCGCCCTCATGGGCATCGGCTCCGCCCGCGGTGAGGACCGTGCGCTCGCCGCTGCCGAGATGGCGATCAGCAGCCCGCTGCTCGAGGCCTCCATCGACGGCGCCCACGGCGTGCTGCTCTCCATCGCCGGCGGCTCCGACCTCGGCATCTTCGAGATCAACGAGGCCGCCGCGATGGTCGCCGACGCCGTGCACGCCGAGGCCAACATCATCTTCGGCACGATCATCGACGACGCCCTCGGCGACGAGGTCCGGGTGACGGTGATCGCCGCCGGCTTCGACGGTGGCCTGCCCAAGCAGCGCCAGGAGACCTCGCTGCGCCGCGAGCGGGCCCAGGCGGCCCAGTCGACGCCCTCCCCGGCCGCGGAGGCCCGCTCCGCCGCCGCGCCGCGCCGCGAGGAGTCGTCCCGGTCCGCGCAGCCGGTCTCCTCGACCCCCGAGCGCCCCGCCGAGCGACCTGCAGAGCGCCCTGCCGAGCGCACCAAGCCGGCCGACCCGCAGCCCGTCGGCATGCGTCCCACGCCTGCGCCGATGCAGTTCGACGACGGCGACGACCTCGACGTCCCGGACTTCCTGAAGTAG
- a CDS encoding cell division protein FtsQ/DivIB — protein sequence MAQGSGSTRRGKAGDKTRTKARGTGKGRADSANPALDRARRAFLRRQRRRRWLTWRYVVAAVAAVSLLAFGIYAVYFSSWTRAEGVVVLGTDLLSTEQVLEAAEVPTGGALARVDLDPIAKRVGSLAAVRSVDVSRKWPHDVRIEVVERKAVAVLDQGRREMALDADGTAFPAPPRALEGLPRVRVGAGADRNALSEGAAVVASLDREVAALVEYASIRTVDEIMLHLEDGRLVRWGSAGQSEEKAAVLLKLLAVEATTYDVSVPGAPTTR from the coding sequence GTGGCGCAAGGCTCCGGCTCGACGCGGCGTGGCAAGGCCGGTGACAAGACCCGCACGAAGGCCCGCGGCACGGGGAAGGGCAGAGCGGACTCGGCGAACCCCGCCCTCGACCGGGCCCGCCGGGCGTTCCTGCGCCGGCAGCGGAGGCGCCGCTGGCTGACCTGGCGCTACGTGGTCGCGGCGGTGGCCGCGGTGAGCCTGCTCGCCTTCGGCATCTACGCCGTCTACTTCTCGTCCTGGACCCGTGCCGAGGGCGTGGTGGTGCTCGGCACCGACCTGCTCAGCACCGAGCAGGTGCTGGAGGCCGCCGAGGTGCCCACCGGTGGCGCCCTGGCCCGGGTCGACCTGGACCCCATCGCCAAGCGGGTGGGCTCGCTGGCGGCGGTGCGCTCGGTCGACGTGTCGCGCAAGTGGCCCCACGACGTCCGGATCGAGGTGGTCGAGCGCAAGGCGGTCGCCGTGCTCGACCAGGGCCGCCGCGAGATGGCGCTGGACGCCGACGGCACCGCCTTCCCGGCTCCGCCGCGGGCGCTGGAGGGTCTGCCCCGGGTGCGCGTCGGCGCCGGTGCCGACCGCAACGCGCTCAGCGAGGGCGCCGCGGTCGTGGCCTCCCTCGACCGTGAGGTCGCGGCCCTGGTCGAGTACGCCTCGATCCGCACGGTCGACGAGATCATGCTGCACCTGGAGGACGGTCGCCTCGTCCGCTGGGGGAGCGCGGGCCAGTCCGAGGAGAAGGCCGCGGTCCTGCTCAAGCTCCTCGCCGTCGAGGCCACGACGTACGACGTCTCGGTCCCCGGCGCGCCCACCACCCGTTGA
- the murC gene encoding UDP-N-acetylmuramate--L-alanine ligase: MRIPVPEQILPAEQLGRVHFVGIGGAGLSGIARIMARRGVPVTGSDDNDTPFLAPLREVDVPIHLGYAAEHVADADTLVVTTAAREDNPEVLEATRRGLRLLPRSAGLAAVMADRTVLAVAGTHGKTTTTSLLAVALIAAGADPSYAVGGVLSATGRNADLGAGDLFVAEADESDGAFLVYDTHAAIVLNIEADHLDVWGTEEAYAAAFEDFADGIDPAGFLVCGVDDPGAARLAERQRRAGRRVVTTAVDTEADLRAVRLRTAGGGTTFAVERDGIELGEVALRIPGRHYVVDALAALAMGLELGHDFAALAAGLGSFVGTGRRMEPIGTVGEGADAVRVYDSYAHHPSEIRGDLQAARSLVADGGRLVVCFQPHLVSRTRIFGVEMGEALGAADEVVVLDVYVAREQPDADVTGALVADAVPLAAEQVHFVADRSAALDTLVSTVRPGDLVLTLGAGDVTALAPQMVAALDAQRGPA, encoded by the coding sequence ATGAGGATCCCCGTCCCCGAGCAGATCCTGCCCGCCGAGCAGCTGGGCCGCGTCCACTTCGTCGGCATCGGCGGGGCGGGGCTGTCCGGCATCGCCCGGATCATGGCCCGCCGTGGTGTGCCGGTCACCGGCAGCGACGACAACGACACCCCGTTCCTGGCCCCGCTGCGCGAGGTCGACGTCCCGATCCACCTCGGCTACGCCGCCGAGCACGTCGCGGACGCCGACACGCTGGTCGTCACCACGGCCGCGCGCGAGGACAACCCCGAGGTCCTCGAGGCCACCCGCCGCGGGCTGCGGCTGCTGCCCCGCTCGGCGGGGCTGGCCGCGGTGATGGCGGACCGCACCGTGCTCGCCGTGGCCGGCACGCACGGCAAGACCACCACCACCAGCCTGCTCGCCGTCGCCCTGATCGCGGCCGGCGCGGACCCGTCGTACGCCGTGGGCGGGGTGCTCAGCGCCACCGGGCGCAACGCCGACCTCGGCGCCGGCGACCTGTTCGTCGCCGAGGCCGACGAGAGCGACGGCGCCTTCCTCGTCTACGACACCCACGCCGCGATCGTGCTCAACATCGAGGCCGACCACCTCGACGTGTGGGGCACCGAGGAGGCCTACGCCGCTGCGTTCGAGGACTTCGCCGACGGGATCGACCCCGCCGGGTTCCTGGTCTGCGGCGTGGACGACCCCGGCGCGGCCCGGCTCGCCGAGCGGCAGCGCCGCGCAGGGCGACGGGTCGTGACGACGGCCGTGGACACCGAGGCCGACCTGCGCGCGGTCCGGCTGCGGACCGCCGGCGGCGGCACCACCTTCGCCGTCGAGCGTGACGGCATCGAGCTCGGCGAGGTCGCGCTGCGGATCCCCGGGCGCCACTACGTCGTCGACGCGCTCGCCGCGCTGGCCATGGGCCTGGAGCTCGGCCACGACTTCGCCGCCCTGGCCGCCGGCCTGGGCTCCTTCGTCGGCACCGGGCGCCGGATGGAGCCGATCGGCACCGTCGGCGAGGGCGCGGACGCGGTACGGGTCTACGACTCCTACGCCCACCACCCCAGCGAGATCCGCGGCGACCTGCAGGCCGCGCGGTCGCTGGTCGCCGACGGCGGACGCCTGGTGGTCTGCTTCCAGCCGCACCTGGTCTCGCGGACCAGGATCTTCGGCGTGGAGATGGGGGAGGCGCTCGGCGCCGCCGACGAGGTGGTCGTCCTCGACGTCTACGTCGCCCGCGAGCAGCCCGACGCCGACGTCACCGGCGCGCTGGTCGCCGACGCGGTCCCGTTGGCCGCCGAGCAGGTCCACTTCGTGGCGGACCGCTCCGCCGCGCTGGACACCCTGGTGTCCACCGTGCGGCCGGGCGACCTGGTGCTCACCCTGGGGGCCGGCGACGTCACCGCGCTGGCGCCGCAGATGGTCGCCGCACTCGACGCGCAGCGGGGCCCGGCGTAG
- the murG gene encoding undecaprenyldiphospho-muramoylpentapeptide beta-N-acetylglucosaminyltransferase: MRVLLAGGGTAGHTSPLLATADALRRLVPDVEITCLGTPRGLENTVVPAAGYPLRLVPPVPLPRRPGKDLLAVPVRLRAAVRAALDVVDEVRPDVIVGYGGYVSVPAYLAARRRRIPLVVHEQNALPGIANKLGARVATRVAVSFPDTPLKGAEYVGLPIRRMISALDRDAVRAEARAFFGLDADRPTLVVTGGSQGARRLNRAVSAAAPALAAAGVQVLHAIGRHGTEDPDWNAPSPGAVPYVVVPFVERMDLALAAADLMICRSGASSVVEASASGVPAIFVPLPIGNGEQALNARPVVEAGGAILVDDADLSAEYVAATVPPLATDPARLAAMGRAAAALVPRDADDRLAEIIRDVATAGAR; encoded by the coding sequence GTGCGAGTTCTGTTGGCCGGTGGGGGAACGGCGGGGCACACCTCGCCGCTGCTCGCCACCGCGGACGCCCTGCGGCGCCTGGTCCCCGATGTCGAGATCACCTGCCTGGGCACGCCCCGCGGCCTGGAGAACACGGTGGTGCCTGCCGCCGGGTACCCGCTGCGTCTCGTGCCCCCGGTGCCGCTGCCGCGCCGGCCCGGCAAGGACCTGCTCGCCGTCCCGGTGCGGCTGCGCGCCGCGGTCCGCGCGGCCCTCGACGTCGTCGACGAGGTGCGCCCCGACGTCATCGTCGGCTACGGCGGCTACGTCTCCGTGCCGGCCTACCTCGCGGCCCGGCGACGCCGGATCCCGCTGGTGGTGCACGAGCAGAACGCGCTGCCCGGCATCGCCAACAAGCTCGGTGCCCGCGTGGCGACCCGGGTCGCGGTCAGCTTCCCCGACACCCCGCTCAAGGGTGCCGAGTACGTCGGCCTGCCGATCCGCCGGATGATCTCCGCGCTGGACCGCGACGCCGTGCGCGCCGAGGCCCGGGCGTTCTTCGGCCTCGACGCCGACCGGCCCACGCTGGTCGTCACGGGCGGCTCGCAGGGCGCGCGCCGGCTCAACCGCGCGGTCAGCGCCGCCGCGCCCGCCCTGGCCGCCGCCGGGGTGCAGGTGCTGCACGCCATCGGCCGGCACGGCACCGAGGACCCCGACTGGAACGCCCCGTCCCCGGGCGCGGTGCCCTACGTGGTGGTGCCGTTCGTGGAGCGGATGGACCTCGCCCTGGCCGCGGCGGACCTGATGATCTGCCGCTCGGGCGCCTCCAGCGTCGTCGAGGCCTCGGCGAGCGGCGTGCCGGCGATCTTCGTCCCCCTGCCGATCGGCAACGGCGAGCAGGCGCTGAACGCCCGTCCCGTCGTCGAGGCCGGGGGAGCGATCCTGGTCGACGACGCCGACCTCAGTGCCGAGTACGTCGCCGCGACGGTGCCGCCGCTGGCCACCGACCCGGCCCGGCTGGCCGCGATGGGCCGGGCCGCCGCGGCGCTGGTGCCCCGCGACGCGGACGATCGGCTTGCCGAGATCATCCGCGACGTGGCGACGGCGGGTGCCCGATGA